From the genome of Salvelinus namaycush isolate Seneca chromosome 10, SaNama_1.0, whole genome shotgun sequence, one region includes:
- the nphs2 gene encoding podocin: MEKRPESTSPRRTPRAGRVAKREHSGSPTSRGRRHKGTKTVRLPEEHDKREGTKRNTQEAETNGEADKEIDRPVKSTSTVVDVDNVREKERGEENEEFMALLESEWQEEGVKPRSLGVCEWLLMVLALTLVILFFPISIWFCVKVVREHERAVIFRLGHLLRGRPRGPGLLFYLPLLDVFQKVDIRLKMLKVPAHTVVTKDLVSTELSAVCYYRIENVALCSTALSGVSAVLQALVQVADRDVLAHHNFTHILLDRKRIAQEIQVAIDSVACQWGIKVERAEIEDLSLPIELQQSLAAEAEAKRQAQIKVIAAEGERAACEALKASLDSLSGSPAAIHLRLLQLLHTLRTERPALVLTLPSDLLTLPRDPSPLALPAPAPNLAPASPIPEGGETKEERKTDSPMM; this comes from the exons ATGGAGAAACGCCCGGAGTCAACTTCACCTCGCCGCACTCCACGAGCAGGGAGGGTGGCCAAGAGAGAACATTCTGGGTCTCCGACTTCCAGGGGCCGCCGTCACAAGGGCACCAAGACAGTGAGGCTCCCTGAGGAACATGATAAGAGAGAGGGGACAAAAAGGAATACCCAGGAGGCAGAGACCAACGGAGAGGCGGATAAAGAGATAGACCGGCCAGTCAAGTCCACGTCTACTGTTGTGGATGTGGAtaatgtgagagagaaagagaggggagaggagaacgAGGAGTTCATGGCACTACTAGAGAGTGAGTGGCAGGAGGAAG GCGTGAAGCCGAGGAGTCTTGGAGTGTGTGAGTGGCTTCTCATGGTGTTGGCTCTAACCCTGGTCATCCTGTTCTTTCCCATCTCCATCTGGTTCTGTGTGAAG GTTGTGAGGGAGCATGAAAGAGCTGTGATCTTCAGACTGGGTCACCTACTGCGTGGGAGACCCAGGGGACCAG GTCTACTTTTCTACCTCCCACTACTCGATGTTTTCCAGAAAGTGGACATCCGTCTAAAAATGCTCAAGGTCCCAGCTCACACG gtggtGACCAAGGATCTGGTGAGCACGGAGCTGAGCGCGGTGTGTTACTACCGTATAGAGAATGTGGCTCTGTGCAGCACGGCCCTGTCCGGTGTGAGTGCCGTGCTGCAGGCCCTGGTACAGGTGGCAGACAGAGACGTTCTTGCCCACCACAACTTCACCCACATCCTGCTGGACAGGAAGAGGATTGCCCAGGAGATCCAG GTGGCTATCGATTCTGTAGCTTGTCAGTGGGGGATCAAGGTGGAGAGAGCAGAAAT AGAGGATCTTTCTCTCCCCATTGAGCTGCAGCAAAGCCTAGCGGCAGAGGCTGAGGCTAAGAGACAAGCCCAAATCAAA GTGATTgcagcagagggggagagggcagCCTGCGAGGCTCTGAAGGCATCTCTGGACTCCCTCTCTGGTTCCCCTGCTGCCATCCACCTCCGTCTCCTCCAGCTGCTACACACCCTCCGCACCGAACGCCCAGCACTGGTCCTCACCCTCCCCTCGGACCTCCTAACCCTGCCCCGTGACCCCTCACCCTTAGCCTTACCCGCCCCAGCTCCAAACCTGGCTCCAGCCAGTCCCATCCCAGAAGGAGGAGAAACCAAAGAGGAACGGAAGACAGACTCGCCGATGATGTAG